A window from Solanum stenotomum isolate F172 chromosome 7, ASM1918654v1, whole genome shotgun sequence encodes these proteins:
- the LOC125869748 gene encoding uncharacterized protein LOC125869748 encodes MCPETTVAMRWHANERPNDGNLRHPADGEAWKDFDHLHPDFSIDPRNVRLELKELWEPGIETYDAETNQTFQMRAALMWTVSDFPALAMLSGWSTKGKLACPTCNYDTCSQYLKHSHKMCYLGHRRFLPPDHPLRKDKKSFNGKEEHRPAPTPLLGVELLEELNEFNNVFGKGKKKRSRDNKGPWKKRSIFFELPYWAYNKLKHNLDVMHIEKNICDSLLGTLLEIDGKSKDHVNSRYDLREMGIRKELQPIEDDDGNVSLAQSSFFMKPEQKRLFCSIFKNAKLPKGCASNISHRVHEKEMKISGYKSHDAHFMMHYLLQIAVRKTLPKKVSLTLIRLGNFFRAICSKVIRRTDLENLKSEIGEIICDLEMIFHPAFFDIMLHLPIHLVNEIKLGGPTHLRWIYSIERELYNFKGLMHNRKCPEASIVEGVVGRDCLNRSSRYLHDGVKTRFSRYQTEDEECDQNFSPIFPKIGHPIGREKRKYCTFFMDSELCHETSIREHKNIMSNHSRLNAWARERNHSREFSNWFEKKVKNVEVPRHLIWLAKGPNMVAKRYTAYFINGYRFHTKKRDAPRITQNSGVTLSATTNSFSSSRDQNPIDGNVVYYGVIQDIIDIDYYGCFSVVLFRCDWCQHKVDEYGLTRVYFNKLCSKDDPFVLASQVYQVFYVTDPIEKDVYYARNKVPIDLYDLEEENCPNISDTFWREPNDDIDSIARLDEGDFRWSREDVAVDIVDFPCNAQHSEDTIVEISEEEEDVDETDWDWMEEDD; translated from the exons ATGTGTCCTGAAACAACTGTTGCAATGAGATGGCATGCTAATGAACGACCTAATGATGGAAATTTAAGGCATCCTGCTGATGGGGAAGCATGGAAAGATTTTGATCATTTACATCCAGACTTTTCTATTGATCCTCGTAATGTCAGGCTGG AACTGAAGGAACTATGGGAACCTGGTATAGAAACATATGATGCTGAAACCAACCAGACTTTCCAAATGCGTGCAGCCCTAATGTGGACAGTTAGTGATTTTCCAGCACTAGCAATGCTTTCAGGATGGAGCACTAAGGGAAAATTGGCATGCCCTACTTGTAATTATGACACATGCTCTCAATATCTTAAACATAGTCATAAGATGTGTTATTTGGGTCATCGGAGATTTTTACCTCCTGATCATCCATTGCGAAAAGATAAGAAGTCATTTAATGGCAAGGAGGAGCACAGACCTGCACCTACTCCTTTGTTGGGTGTAGAATTGCTTGAAGAGTTGAATGAATTCAATAATGTCTTTggaaagggtaaaaaaaaaagatcgcGAGATAATAAGGGTCCATGGAAGAAAAGATCTATTTTCTTTGAATTGCCATATTGGGCATATAACAAATTAAAGCACAATCTTGATGTGATGCACATAGAGAAGAACATATGTGATAGTTTGCTTGGGACTTTATTAGAGATAGATGGAAAGTCAAAAGATCATGTAAATTCTCGCTATGACTTGCGAGAAATGGGAATACGAAAGGAACTACAACCAATAGAAGATGATGATGGAAATGTAAGTTTGGCTCAGTCATCATTCTTCATGAAGCCAGAACAAAAGAGGTTATTTTGCAGTATCTTCAAAAATGCCAAATTACCTAAAGGGTGTGCTTCAAATATATCACACCGCGTGCATGAAaaagagatgaaaatatcaGGATACAAGAGTCATGAtgctcattttatgatgcatTACTTGCTTCAGATTGCCGTTAGAAAGACATTGCCCAAGAAAGTTTCATTGACATTGATAAGGTTGGGCAATTTCTTTAGAGCCATATGTAGTAAGGTAATAAGGCGAACGGATCTTGAAAATTTGAAGTCTGAAATTGGTGAAATAATTTGTGATCTTGAAATGATTTTTCATCCAGCCTTTTTTGACATAATGCTACATTTGCCTATTCATTTAGTGAATGAAATAAAGCTTGGGGGTCCGACTCATCTTCGTTGGATCTATTCCATTGAAAGAGAGCTATATAACTTTAAGGGGCTCATGCATAATCGAAAATGTCCAGAAGCATCGATAGTAGAGGGTGTTGTGGGTAGAGATTGCTTGAATCGTAGTTCGAGATACCTACATGATGGAGTGAAGACAAGATTCAGTAGGTACCAAACTGAGGATGAGGAATGCGATCAGAATTTTTCACCTATATTCCCTAAGATTGGTCATCCAATTGGaagggagaagagaaaatattgCACTTTTTTTATGGATTCAGAGTTATGCCATGAAACATCG ATAAG GGAACATAAGAACATAATGAGTAATCATAGTAGATTAAATGCATGGGCAAGAGAAAGGAATCACAGTCGTGAATTTAGCAATTGGTTTGAAAAGAAAGTTAAAAATGTTGAAGTACCTCGACATTTAATATGGCTAGCTAAAGGGCCTAATATGGTGGCCAAGAGATATACTGCATATTTTATCAATGGATATCGATTTCATACAAAAAAGAGGGATGCCCCACGTATAACTCAAAACAGTGGAGTGACTTTATCAGCAACAACAAATAGTTTTTCTAGTTCTCGGGACCAAAATCCCATTGATGGAAATGTTGTTTATTATGGAGTTATTCAAGATATCATTGATATTGATTATTATGGTTGTTTTAGTGTTGTATTGTTTAGATGTGATTGGTGTCAGCATAAAGTAGATGAATATGGGTTAACTCGAGTATACTTCAACAAGTTATGCAGTAAAGATGACCCTTTTGTGTTGGCATCACAAGTTTATCAAGTGTTTTATGTCACGGATCCAATCGAGAAAGATGTTTATTATGCAAGGAATAAGGTTCCTATTGATTTATATGATCTAGAGGAAGAGAATTGTCCTAATATAAGCGACACATTTTGGAGGGAGCCTAATGATGACATTGATTCCATAGCTAGATTAGATGAGGGTGACTTTAGATGGTCAAGAGAGGATGTGGCCGTTGATATTGTTGATTTTCCATGTAATGCACAACATTCAGAAGATACAATTGTAGAAATATCAGAAGAGGAGGAGGATGTTGATGAAACAGATTGGGATTGGATGGAGGAAGATGATTAG